The sequence ataaaagaacgttgtatgcaagaagcgactcaaaaaagatttgcaaatataattagaatttgctgtcaggataatgaagagatacctcaaaaatatggtcttaataaaaattttcaaagaaaaagaaaatatcaatttagaaaaagaaaatactatccaaactggagaaaaaagagatattttagaaaaagaattaacaataaaaacaaaagacaaaaaaaatgactattgcccaaataaaaaagaaaattgtaaatgTTGGTATTGCTaagaagaaggacactatgcaaatgaatgtccaaaaaagaaggataaaaaggaccttaccaaacaattagaaattgctaagtcttgtttTATGGAACCATTAGAGGAATCAgatgataacttagactatatttttgaatatgtctcggaaatagactcagagactgagtaataatgctacatttattactataaaaataacagaaaagtttttaaatgctttcatagatacGGGAGCGACACAATGCTTTGCTagtacaaatataaaacttgattggaaaaaattaaagaaaccattaagagttagaatagctgacaaatcaatacataaaattgaccaaaaagctGAAATGGCtgaaatatttattcaaaattatagatTCATTGTTCCATCCATATATATACTagattctggaatggattttatcataggaaataactTCTTAAAATTATATCAcccattcattcaagaattaacatatatagttttaaaagctccacacgattcttcaataaatcaaaaatcaaaatgtataaaaataccaactactactatagataagatcttaaaattcaaaatattttctatattagaaacatgttatttaaatttatattttcagATAAATATTCAAAAAAcaatcttgaaataaagatagaagaacttttggatgaaatttgtgctgaaaatcctttaaatattaaaaatacaaataaagaattagtaagcattaaattaaaagatcctacaaaagaaataaatgttccaaataaaattccttattccgcaagagatagagaagagttctcattagaatgtaaagatcttttggaaaaagatgcaaaatcaggatattggcaacttcgtttagacgaagaaacaaagaaattaactgcttttacttgcccaacaaaagaatcaacaagtgtgttgctctatgaatggaatgtattaccattcggattaaaacaagccccaagtatttatcaaagatttatggaagaaaatctaaaagaattaaatgaatttgttttagtatacattgatgatatactaatttttacaaaacaagataaagaagatcatcttcaaaaattactaatagttttagaaagatgtaaagaaaaaggattagttcttagcaaaaagaaagcaagaatagcaaaacaagaaatagagtttcttggattaatttTATCCACCCAAGGAAAactaaaacttcaaccaaatgttttagaaaaggtaaatttattcctaataaaatagaagataaaaaacagttacaaagatttttagggtgtataaattatatttctgatcaaggatttttaaagaatataacagaatacactaaaagcttatttccaaaaataagtactaaaaaagaatggaaatgggaagaaaaagatagtatgcaaattcaaagagttaaagagttatgtgaaaaacttccagaactttatattccagaagaaaacGACTATTTAATAGTggaaacagatgcttcagacataacctggtcaggatgtctGAAGGCTAAGAAAGCTATACAAGgtttggaacaagaaaaagaatcactagattctaaatattTCCCAAAAGAATTACTTTGCAAGTATATTTTagggacttttactccaacagaacagagatataccactcatgaaaaggaaactctagcagcaattaaatctcttaagaaatggaaaattgatttactacccagagaatttacattaaggacagattcaagttacctaacaggtttcatacgatataatttaaaagttgattataatcatggacgattggtaagatggcaattatttttgttacaatatccaataaaaattgaatatattaaggataataaaaatgttattgcagatacattaacaagagaatggagttcgtttacaacgcattagatcaaaaaattcaaaaatatgagcaagagctcgaaaaatgcaagcattgtcagcaaataaggacacaaatccaatctctcaagaaggccattgaagcaatgaaatcaacacaacaagcgaaatcatcagagttcagccagctaagcgtggtggacaaattaggtgaagaaaaaatttcagaaaataaaacaattgctgaaattattaaaaaaatccacccaagataaaaaatattatgtaatttataatggccccatgaaaggaaTATATGATGCCTaggaaaaagcagcaccattcacacatcaatcaatgataattcataaaggaggatttttaacactagaagaggcaaaggaatccttcagggaatatgaaactcttcatccagagcaaaccctaaaaagagcagataaagctccaattcaagcCCAGAGAACAGgaataataagaaacattcctacaagggcagaaatcaaagaaaaaaaagggtctgtagatcaaatctcagagaaactcTTAATATAGTtctgaattggactgaagaaaaaagggcaattttgggatattatcctgTTGCCAAAGAATAGCTAACAAAGTTGGTTATCTTTCCAAATGCTTCTCCATCTGACACTTATCAGTTTTtccagtatggattaattgatacaattttaatttttaatgatctaaaaattattagtgagtttcctgcaggattcgttgatgcagtaaagagatttaaaaatatgattgacaatgtaaatccaagggatgtatccctaaaatttacaaacagtcaacctatttttaatgaagaagaagaatgcttagttccagcacaccaagtaatattcatgtccgtcttcccaggaaatttttaaccaattgatcaaattcaagatttaacaatttacagtcatgaaggaagactagccagcacattagcaagggtctttgaaagaactcaaaaaataacgaaggaatctcacacaaggattaattataaaagtagaaatactctgcttgtgtccagtAAGAGAAATGAATTTGAAGAAAGAAagatgagactcttggtggaatttgaatcagcattctacaacttatctggacttttagaaaatctccctgaagggataaagaagaatctctgctatttgataaaagacagagaagaccacaaatgccagctatgtgcctcagaaatatctgaagaaagtaataatgaaacggaatcaaccCACATGATAAAGGAAGAAGACAATGCATCTGAAGGACACATGATAAAAGAGGAAGACAGTGCATCTAaagcatctctcaacattattgcataatgacgtaagcgcttaggtcataaagcaccaataatgtagctggtgcaagataacaaacaatgacgtaagcaatgacatcataagaagggtaaggatgggaattgtccatcagacccaactattataaataggttgcttaggcaattgaAGAAGGCAtcagaaaacagaaagtagaaggctaagagtactcatatgctaggagagtaaggaggaagctgccgaggcgattTTGTAGTCTAACAAAGAATCTCTTTagggaaaaatagttctaaactcccctctgtagttagtatctacaatctcccctctggagataaaaacaccttatgtaaaatatactaaataaaggaagtttttctccagaaaaggaacatcttcatcctagtcttttagttatgaattatttagaaagtttagaattaacggaagaatctgattattatagattaactgctttattagataatgaaaaacaggctgttctaaaaacagaattaaatctcaaatcaaatgaaaattttaataaacaaaatcttttaaaagaagtCTTTAATAGAagaaatataatatactatgaaaaaattcaacttgaagcccctATAAACATAAAATCTGCTAATGaagaacttgaaatagctttaataaatgatgaagaattgagtaaacagattgagaaaattaaggatcaacaaaaaagatctaaaattggatggattcatattagtactatcCAAGttttaatcaaatctacatacatgaaaggaattaattcaccaataagtttagcaatctgtgacaaaagaattactgatgacccaatagatcaaataattggaattgttcatggaaatttGGCAAACGTAAATATTAAATTCaatgcccatcttggatatgctatacctttatcaactgaaaatcttggaagatctataagtttggcttataaatttcacagaaagaatctaatggaacaagatgatgaaccattttcaattacatatgcaataaattatgctttaacaaatagtcatcatagtataatatttaaaaacagagaaagaatttatgtcgatgagTTATTTCAGgaaattgtaaaaacagaaataccaaaatacaaagctattgaaaacccagttctattattaaaagaaccatcaggaaaattggtttcatcaaattttcaaataagagaatctaaaattaatagccctttaagcttatctaagttaaaaattaaagaagaaaattctgaaataaaagaattaacaaaaaaggtcgaaaaattaaatgaaaccctaaatactaaattatgacaataaataaagaagaaatatatgtaacttatcaagacaagaaacaagagctctttgaaagagaaaatcgtttgaattatttacagttttctggaataaatcaaagagcatttgaagctctaaaaataatctatgacaagttgaaaagagaaattgaagagctagaaaaattaatagaatctctagaaaatagtgatgaatccatgatagagtttgcagaaattctaaaataaataatgaagcataaaaagattgaaaaaccagaaaataaaataaaaaggaaaagggcgaaaaaattaaaaagtaaaatagaggagtataaaagggaattaaacaatcttcagatcgaaattgataatcttataataaaaaggatagaaataagaataaatataaacaaattggaattaaacttaaaaaatttataaatgcctggaaaaccatattatgacttaaaagaattaaagctgttgaaggaaaaaatggagaatgaagttgaaaaattagaaagatatttagaaataagagaaagtgtagaaataaaagaagtttttgaggatttgagaaattatattaaagaaaaagacaaacagataaaaattttatatacaataatccatgcaaaaaaaaatattataattatgaTAGAAATTAAGCCAGAGTTAAAAAACTATAAAtatgaaatcagaattataaatatacATCAAGGATTAGTAATAAATGATCATATAACAAATACAAGAGAAATAGTGGAAATGGTCAATACTTTAGATTATGAAgttacaaattatttttatcaaaatcccTTAAATAAAGCACCACCAAttgaatctatacaaattataaacttattcgaagcaaaatatgaagagttagtagaaatttcgaaaaagaaattaaaagaaaagtcgaaattgaaaaattggtatcagagcccagttaacgattaagggtaacactttctctttaaagcaacacttttagtgacacgcttttaaatcaataataaCCGCACAATAAAAAAACATCTTTAATAAAAGTTGAAATTGGCAACTTTATAGTGGCCACCATAAACAAGTGCTTAAGTTACACTTACACGGCCTGCaatgataaataaaaaggaagacCGTCTTTAATGATTTCTTTAAATATTGGCTTCTATTGTCCTGCAACTAGCATTTCCTATATCTTCCCAGAACATGATGATGAAATCTTGAATATGTGCCACCTGAAAATGCATGAACACATCAACATCGTCATCGCCATGCCTTGGAGAAATAACCCCCCTGTCATAAGGACACACACCACCCGGACCAAAATGAAAGGGCTTTCCCCACCCAAAATCAGCTTCATACACTGACAATCCCATCCAGCTTCCAAGTATAACGTTAGGGTTCTCAAAGAAAGGCACGTCTGCCATACACTCTCCTCTCTCCAAATAAGGTGTCCTAATCAAATCCCACCTCTCTTGCTTTGCTATGAAATCTATCTGNNNNAGATAATTCTGAGGAAGAGGCGGGTTCAACCTGTTTTGAATATTGACATCAAACTTAGCAACAGTTGGTTGATTTTCTTTAAGTTCACGACGAGTTTTAGAAGCATGCATGTCTTCATACATGGACATCAATAACTTCAAATCTACTGTATTTTCTCTGAGATTGATGAGAATCACCATTATCAGCACTGCCATTGACATTCTTCGTCAATTTCTGGATCTGCATTGATGTGAGATTCAACTATGCAAAGGTCGTTTTATTCTTTTGCTCTTCAATGTTGTCGATTCTTCTGAGGATAAGTGGAAAAGGCTTCAACTTTGGGTGATCAAAGTGTCGCGATGACGGCAGATGTGAGGATGGTTTGAGGACCATGCGGTTAAAAAACGGCAATTCACTTACATCCATTGTGCATCCTTTGGTGAGCTTTGCCCATGAGTTGACGAAATGAAAGGCTGCAGACCCATCACCCAATGGATGAGACCAAGCGATTCCTATGGCGATGGCCTCACCACCATGTATCTTTGTCACTTGTGCTAGTAACAGAGGCAGCTCCTCTATGAGACGAGTGTAATCAACAGTTGGGATGAGTTCTTTGACGGACTGATCATTAAGTGAGAAGTCTCCAAGTTCAACCACTGATTTGGTTGATTCAGCTTCAATTACACAGCTCCCTTTGCATTATAATTTAGTTCCAACCGGCTACCTTTAGTCCATGTCAACCTGCCAGCTAACGGATAGTAATGAACCGAAATCTCTCTAAGGGGCTCTCTCATTCTCTCAACAATGGGCATTGACATCTTTTCCAGACCCGGGCTCTGGGTCTCCCAAGCGGTCAAATAGCGACCCAATCTCCTGGGTTCAGGCCTTTTCGCATCCAAATTGGCCAATCCGAAATCTCTAACTAACATTCAAACTCAACTACTTTTCTTATCTTAGCCAACAAGAAAAGATAACATAACAATATAAATTATTGAGAAAGTTTAGGATGCcattatctattctattatataaaaatcagattATTGTACTTAATGATCGAGTTGACGTGGCATACTTCTAAGAGTATTTctgaatttatttcttttaactcattaaatataagttattacgataaactaactatatcaattaattgatttgattagatatttaaatatcatttaatttattataatttatatcaatttgatttggtaatattttttaatttatttatt is a genomic window of Arachis ipaensis cultivar K30076 chromosome B06, Araip1.1, whole genome shotgun sequence containing:
- the LOC107646786 gene encoding spermidine hydroxycinnamoyl transferase-like, whose amino-acid sequence is MSMAVLIMVILINLRENTVDLKLLMSMYEDMHASKTRRELKENQPTVAKFDVNIQNRLNPPLPQNYLXQIDFIAKQERWDLIRTPYLERGECMADVPFFENPNVILGSWMGLSVYEADFGWGKPFHFGPGGVCPYDRGVISPRHGDDDVDVFMHFQVAHIQDFIIMFWEDIGNASCRTIEANI